In candidate division KSB1 bacterium, the following are encoded in one genomic region:
- a CDS encoding histone deacetylase — translation MRTNEPVSRTTGLVFHQDYLKHNAGETHPERAERLQSIMNHLKRTGLIQRLRRIAPYQADVEWIAQIHERDYIRSVEEACRNGYRYLDADTGICPDSFEIARLAVGGGMAAADAMMNHEIDNAFCAVRPPGHHATSDRAMGFCLFNNIAILAKYLQQQYHLTKILIVDWDVHHGNGTQDAFYEDPTVFYFSIHQWPHYPGSGLQHETGKGAGLGFTLNIPLAPCHGDRDYIQAFQEKLVPAAEKFKPDAILISAGFDAHDQDPLAGMHLTDDGYGRLTQIIMDLADQFCQGRIISLLEGGYNLDTLARSVKAHIEVLMGQKVSID, via the coding sequence ATGAGAACCAATGAACCAGTGTCACGAACTACGGGCTTGGTATTTCACCAGGATTATTTGAAACATAATGCAGGAGAGACACATCCTGAGCGTGCCGAACGATTGCAAAGCATCATGAACCATCTGAAACGAACGGGGTTGATTCAACGGCTCAGGCGAATTGCACCTTACCAAGCCGACGTCGAATGGATCGCTCAAATCCATGAGCGCGATTATATCCGCTCCGTTGAAGAGGCTTGCCGAAATGGCTATCGCTATCTCGATGCCGATACCGGAATCTGTCCCGATTCTTTTGAGATCGCTCGGCTGGCAGTCGGTGGCGGTATGGCTGCGGCCGATGCGATGATGAACCATGAAATTGATAATGCATTTTGTGCCGTTCGGCCGCCGGGGCATCATGCAACCAGTGATCGCGCAATGGGCTTCTGCTTATTTAATAACATTGCTATTTTAGCGAAATATTTACAGCAACAATATCATCTAACAAAAATTCTTATCGTCGATTGGGATGTTCACCATGGCAATGGAACTCAGGATGCCTTTTACGAAGATCCGACCGTGTTTTATTTCAGCATTCATCAATGGCCCCATTACCCTGGCAGTGGACTTCAGCATGAAACAGGAAAAGGTGCTGGATTGGGCTTTACATTGAACATCCCATTGGCTCCTTGTCATGGAGATCGCGATTATATTCAAGCCTTTCAAGAAAAATTAGTGCCCGCGGCAGAAAAGTTCAAACCTGATGCGATACTCATTTCGGCCGGATTCGATGCGCATGATCAAGACCCATTAGCTGGGATGCACCTGACTGACGATGGTTACGGCAGACTCACTCAGATCATTATGGATTTGGCCGATCAATTTTGTCAGGGGCGTATCATTTCTCTTTTGGAAGGCGGCTATAACCTCGATACGTTAGCCCGAAGCGTTAAAGCTCACATCGAAGTTTTAATGGGACAAAAAGTGTCGATTGATTGA
- the nfi gene encoding deoxyribonuclease V (cleaves DNA at apurinic or apyrimidinic sites), with the protein MKMKIRQLHEWNVTPERAREIQNELRNKIKLQRLPASIQLVAGADVSYSRKLERCFAAVTVFEYPAMRIVEQCNAIGVTSFPYVPGYLSFREAPILLKALERLTSLPDLIMFDGQGIAHPRQMGLATHLGIILDRPTIGCAKTRLFGKYETPMEIQGSWTELKDQDRIIGAVLRTRDHVKPLFVSPGHKITLDEAIEWVLRTITQYRIPEPIRRSHIAVNQLRANYENQ; encoded by the coding sequence ATGAAAATGAAAATCCGTCAGCTACATGAGTGGAACGTCACACCTGAACGAGCGCGCGAAATCCAAAACGAATTGCGCAATAAGATCAAATTGCAACGCCTTCCGGCGTCAATCCAATTGGTGGCTGGTGCAGATGTCTCTTATTCGCGAAAATTGGAGCGATGTTTTGCGGCGGTAACGGTCTTTGAGTATCCAGCTATGCGGATCGTCGAACAATGCAACGCGATAGGGGTGACGTCGTTCCCTTATGTGCCGGGTTATTTATCATTTCGTGAAGCCCCGATTTTATTGAAAGCTCTGGAGCGGTTAACTTCATTGCCAGACCTGATAATGTTTGATGGTCAGGGCATCGCCCATCCCCGACAAATGGGGCTGGCGACACATTTGGGGATCATCCTTGATCGGCCAACCATTGGCTGCGCAAAAACACGGCTGTTCGGCAAATATGAAACGCCAATGGAAATTCAAGGGAGTTGGACCGAATTAAAGGATCAAGACAGAATCATTGGTGCAGTGTTGCGCACCCGCGATCATGTCAAACCGTTGTTTGTATCTCCCGGGCATAAAATAACTTTGGACGAGGCAATCGAATGGGTGTTGCGAACCATAACTCAATATCGAATTCCAGAACCGATCCGGCGAAGTCACATCGCTGTAAACCAATTGCGAGCCAATTATGAGAACCAATGA
- a CDS encoding NUDIX hydrolase — translation MTSSTNPNNYQFCPRCGHHLTTKYISHEKTQRLICENCSFIFYINPVPAVAVILMNDNNILLVKRKYEPRKNMWCLPAGFMEFNETAEQTAIRETKEETNLDIQVDQLFGVFPGFDDPRVHVVLIVFQAKIMNGNLAPGDDASEVVFFPLNQLPNDIAFASHQQVLNLLVQRASEPSREINPRDPHDS, via the coding sequence TTGACCAGTTCAACCAATCCCAATAATTATCAATTCTGCCCAAGGTGTGGTCATCATCTTACGACCAAATACATCAGCCATGAAAAAACACAACGGCTGATATGCGAAAATTGCAGCTTTATTTTTTATATCAATCCAGTTCCAGCGGTCGCTGTGATTCTAATGAATGACAATAACATTTTGCTAGTGAAACGGAAATATGAACCGCGCAAAAATATGTGGTGTCTACCGGCAGGATTCATGGAATTCAATGAGACTGCTGAACAGACAGCGATTCGGGAAACTAAAGAAGAGACCAATCTCGATATTCAAGTGGATCAGCTTTTTGGCGTGTTTCCTGGTTTCGACGATCCTCGAGTGCATGTCGTGCTCATCGTTTTTCAGGCAAAAATCATGAATGGGAATCTTGCCCCTGGGGATGATGCGAGTGAGGTGGTTTTTTTTCCATTGAACCAACTGCCCAATGATATCGCTTTCGCATCGCATCAGCAAGTGCTAAATCTGCTGGTGCAGCGAGCATCAGAACCGTCCAGGGAGATAAATCCCAGGGACCCTCATGACTCATGA
- a CDS encoding N-acetylmuramoyl-L-alanine amidase has protein sequence MPILALILNSQVKPEIKIEIVYPKEGSQVIAAESTFVFGNVSSPEARFWVNGIPTELYHNGAFLAYIPVTPGNFTIKCVAISGSDTARAVRRVCIPHYLVTSSANELIIDTSYVFPQVDCELPPGEQFKLAFKGTPGCQASFSVEGLVSGVPMKELPPRKSFVWGEPLFGEIIHPQMAKVKGIYVGSFTVPSNGAGVARQIRFELKDKNGQAVSASANGKLFIYRPEIPQQVEFIRDVTVERSTMSPGDQLFFLKGTSAMVTGRRGSYSRIKFSDAETAWVKAENVNIIQSTGITAPAMISTIQTELLDRCTRVKIGLDQRLPIKIEQDVKSSGLSVFLYGVASNTDFIQLELDEKSVTELSWEQPAKGVWQLKIKLTQKLLWGYRLFYENGTLFIDIRTGPGRGRSEQLPLKGVAICLDPGHGPDTGAIGPTGLTEREMNYRYCAALKRALETKGAFVIMTRGENFGASITERIQYAIWNDVDLLLSFHFNALPDGVNPFRNHGISCYYYHPQSYRLANLIQKSLTKRTGIRSFGLFYENLAMVRPAQMLAVLIEPGFITHPWEEILIASSAFQERVVAAVVSAIEQFIKESSEN, from the coding sequence GTGCCGATTTTAGCATTGATCTTGAACAGTCAGGTTAAACCAGAGATCAAAATCGAAATTGTTTACCCAAAAGAGGGTAGTCAGGTCATTGCGGCCGAATCCACTTTTGTGTTCGGGAATGTTTCGTCACCTGAAGCACGATTTTGGGTGAACGGCATACCAACAGAACTTTATCACAATGGTGCTTTTTTAGCATACATTCCTGTGACGCCAGGCAATTTCACAATTAAATGTGTGGCAATTTCGGGGAGCGATACTGCGCGAGCGGTTCGACGCGTTTGCATTCCGCATTATCTGGTTACCTCCTCTGCGAATGAATTGATAATAGACACCAGTTATGTGTTTCCGCAGGTCGATTGCGAGCTTCCACCTGGTGAACAATTTAAGCTCGCTTTCAAAGGCACACCAGGATGTCAGGCAAGTTTCTCGGTAGAGGGCTTGGTCTCCGGTGTCCCAATGAAAGAACTGCCTCCGCGAAAATCTTTCGTCTGGGGCGAACCACTGTTCGGAGAGATTATTCATCCTCAAATGGCCAAAGTCAAAGGGATTTATGTTGGGAGTTTTACGGTCCCGAGTAATGGCGCAGGGGTTGCAAGGCAAATTCGCTTTGAATTAAAAGATAAAAATGGTCAAGCTGTCAGCGCCAGCGCGAATGGTAAACTATTTATTTATCGACCAGAAATTCCGCAGCAGGTGGAGTTCATCCGCGATGTGACGGTGGAGCGGAGTACAATGAGCCCAGGCGATCAATTATTTTTCTTGAAGGGAACTTCCGCTATGGTGACTGGTCGGCGCGGCAGTTATTCGAGAATAAAATTCTCCGATGCCGAAACCGCATGGGTCAAGGCCGAGAATGTCAATATCATCCAATCTACTGGAATAACGGCTCCAGCGATGATATCAACCATCCAGACAGAACTACTTGATCGATGCACCCGTGTCAAAATCGGCCTAGATCAACGATTGCCCATAAAGATAGAGCAGGATGTAAAATCTTCGGGACTCTCGGTTTTTTTATATGGTGTTGCATCGAATACAGATTTTATCCAACTTGAATTGGACGAAAAATCGGTTACAGAACTGAGCTGGGAACAGCCTGCCAAAGGCGTGTGGCAGTTGAAGATTAAATTGACCCAAAAGTTGCTATGGGGATATCGGCTTTTTTATGAAAATGGAACTCTGTTCATTGATATCAGAACTGGGCCGGGCCGTGGGCGATCCGAACAACTGCCGCTCAAGGGGGTGGCGATTTGCCTGGATCCCGGGCACGGACCTGATACTGGTGCCATTGGACCCACAGGGCTCACAGAGCGAGAGATGAACTATCGGTATTGCGCAGCTCTGAAGCGCGCTTTAGAGACGAAGGGTGCATTTGTGATAATGACGCGCGGCGAAAATTTCGGCGCTTCAATTACCGAGCGCATTCAGTACGCGATTTGGAATGATGTTGATCTGCTATTAAGTTTTCATTTCAATGCGTTGCCAGATGGCGTCAATCCATTCCGAAACCATGGGATCAGTTGCTATTATTACCATCCCCAAAGCTATCGATTGGCCAATTTGATCCAAAAGTCGCTGACAAAACGAACAGGTATAAGAAGCTTTGGTCTATTTTATGAGAATTTGGCCATGGTTCGACCTGCACAGATGCTGGCCGTTTTAATTGAACCTGGTTTTATCACCCATCCCTGGGAAGAAATCCTCATCGCTTCTTCTGCCTTTCAAGAGCGGGTTGTCGCGGCTGTCGTATCGGCGATTGAACAATTCATCAAGGAGAGCAGTGAAAATTGA
- a CDS encoding DUF1232 domain-containing protein, with product MAIEFRRIIQRGLQNPTDFFRAIIHLPKLIRLYWRLMFDSRVPWSPKIVLLVALFYIVSPIDLLPDWLLPLLGYVDDLIILMFALRHFIMKCPKEVIEEHIAAIVRSR from the coding sequence ATGGCAATTGAATTTCGCCGCATCATTCAACGTGGTCTACAAAACCCCACAGATTTTTTTCGCGCCATAATTCATCTGCCAAAGCTCATCCGATTGTATTGGCGGCTGATGTTTGATAGCCGGGTCCCATGGTCCCCGAAAATTGTTCTGTTGGTGGCTCTGTTTTATATTGTATCCCCCATAGATCTGCTTCCAGATTGGCTATTGCCGCTTCTGGGATATGTCGACGATCTAATTATTTTGATGTTTGCCTTGCGACACTTTATTATGAAATGTCCGAAAGAAGTGATTGAGGAACATATCGCTGCCATTGTGCGGAGCAGATAA
- a CDS encoding Mth938-like domain-containing protein has product MIEQYRFGLIVINGTQYHHDVIVFRDQVIHDWWRASGHELCIADIQRSVDQFQPEIVVVGTGKFGLMKVLPETEKWLNSRQIELIAQKTPQACQTFDKLLESRSVMGAFHLTC; this is encoded by the coding sequence ATGATTGAACAATATCGGTTCGGCTTAATTGTCATCAACGGAACACAATACCACCACGACGTCATTGTGTTTCGAGATCAGGTGATTCATGATTGGTGGCGCGCCAGCGGACATGAACTGTGCATTGCAGATATCCAGAGGTCGGTCGATCAATTTCAACCGGAGATAGTTGTGGTTGGCACGGGCAAGTTTGGGCTCATGAAGGTTCTGCCCGAAACAGAAAAATGGTTAAACTCACGCCAAATCGAACTGATAGCTCAAAAAACGCCTCAGGCTTGCCAGACCTTTGACAAGCTCTTGGAGAGCCGTTCCGTGATGGGAGCCTTTCATTTGACGTGCTGA
- a CDS encoding DUF3808 domain-containing protein has product MEKSQTLFRSLGAMLMLVWSLLSSSSYSQDYAREIIAWLQNHSKEELRNRLASVRDKYPNSPAPLFLEAYIEEDGDRAAELYRRLVDQYPQSQFTDHALLRLAQYYFTTGSYVVARQYLDNLVEQFPNSLLIPEAKYLAARCLIASGYFSTAEQELKELVKKYPKSPFKNQAKAALADLDQMVKRSSKATNSEDGALSPPSVPPPSKTKPYSIQIGAFSERANAQKLQQHFSQLGYACRIETKTINNSLFYLVRVGEFETEDQAVRFGEVFKNLHGIPFQVVKR; this is encoded by the coding sequence ATGGAAAAGAGTCAAACGCTGTTTCGATCGCTTGGCGCGATGTTGATGCTCGTGTGGAGCTTGCTTTCGAGCTCCTCATATTCGCAAGATTATGCTCGCGAGATAATAGCTTGGTTACAAAATCACAGTAAGGAAGAATTAAGAAACCGGTTGGCCAGCGTTCGAGACAAATACCCTAATAGCCCTGCCCCGCTTTTTTTAGAGGCTTACATCGAAGAGGATGGCGATCGGGCTGCAGAACTTTATCGGCGCTTGGTCGATCAATATCCGCAATCCCAATTTACTGATCATGCACTATTGCGGCTGGCGCAATATTACTTTACGACTGGCTCGTACGTTGTGGCACGCCAGTATTTAGATAATCTTGTCGAGCAATTCCCCAATTCGCTATTGATCCCTGAAGCAAAGTATCTGGCGGCACGTTGTCTCATTGCGAGTGGTTATTTTAGCACCGCTGAGCAAGAACTTAAGGAGCTGGTGAAAAAGTATCCCAAGTCGCCATTTAAAAATCAAGCCAAGGCAGCGCTAGCTGATCTGGATCAAATGGTAAAGAGAAGTTCTAAGGCGACCAACTCCGAGGACGGTGCGCTCAGTCCACCTTCGGTCCCACCGCCCTCCAAAACAAAGCCGTATTCTATTCAGATTGGCGCTTTTTCCGAACGTGCCAATGCTCAAAAGCTCCAACAGCATTTTTCGCAATTGGGATATGCTTGTCGAATCGAGACCAAGACCATCAATAATAGCCTTTTTTACCTGGTTCGGGTTGGCGAGTTCGAGACCGAAGACCAAGCCGTTCGCTTTGGTGAGGTTTTCAAAAATTTGCATGGCATTCCATTTCAGGTGGTAAAAAGATGA
- a CDS encoding tetratricopeptide repeat protein, which produces MITIILFGMGAALAIIAVLVYLKLKSPQQAVDTSVVYTTALNYLILGERSKALEKLREAVRADTNNVDAYIKIGDILRDQGSVDRAIKIHRGLILRPTLTKGQKVNILESLIKDYQANKNYERAIQVCQKLLALTDNEVWAQELLLKLYEAAGDWDKAFETLKKIQKVRGKKANQILALYKVEAGLKLIQEGKERDGRIKFREAIKLDKKCPPAYLYLSDSYIRENRPEDALAELEKFSTVAPQLSYLGFSRIKEILFREGMFSEAEHIFESLLSRNPDVEPIRFALADIYERKGEIDKALNLCYEANDRNPKSRQAKRYLAKLLAKTGRRQEAFQHAIELIDEIMAEKEQLFTCKNCKFTSSEPKWHCPNCHQWNTFIDQM; this is translated from the coding sequence ATGATAACGATCATCTTATTTGGCATGGGAGCTGCATTAGCCATCATCGCAGTATTGGTGTATTTGAAGTTGAAATCGCCTCAACAAGCGGTGGATACCTCGGTGGTGTACACCACAGCATTGAACTATCTCATCCTCGGAGAGAGGAGCAAGGCACTGGAAAAGCTGCGCGAGGCAGTGCGAGCCGATACCAATAATGTCGATGCTTATATTAAGATTGGTGATATTTTGAGAGACCAGGGTTCGGTGGATCGGGCGATCAAAATCCATCGCGGCTTGATTCTACGACCCACTTTGACGAAAGGGCAGAAGGTCAACATTTTAGAGAGCCTGATCAAAGATTATCAGGCCAACAAGAATTATGAACGAGCCATTCAGGTCTGCCAGAAGTTATTGGCACTCACTGATAACGAAGTTTGGGCACAAGAGCTATTGCTGAAGCTGTACGAAGCAGCTGGGGATTGGGATAAGGCGTTTGAAACGCTGAAAAAAATCCAGAAAGTTCGAGGCAAGAAAGCGAATCAAATTTTAGCGTTATATAAAGTGGAAGCCGGTTTAAAATTGATCCAAGAGGGAAAGGAGCGAGATGGACGGATCAAATTTCGAGAGGCGATCAAATTGGACAAAAAATGCCCGCCGGCTTATTTGTATCTGAGTGATTCTTATATTCGCGAAAATCGACCAGAAGACGCCCTGGCTGAGCTGGAAAAATTCAGTACGGTGGCACCGCAACTCTCTTATCTCGGGTTCTCTCGAATCAAAGAAATTCTGTTTCGCGAAGGGATGTTCAGCGAAGCAGAGCATATTTTTGAATCATTACTCAGTCGTAACCCAGACGTCGAACCGATCCGTTTTGCTTTGGCTGATATTTATGAGCGAAAAGGTGAGATCGACAAGGCGTTGAATTTATGTTATGAAGCGAACGATCGGAATCCAAAATCGCGACAGGCAAAACGCTACTTGGCTAAGCTGTTAGCTAAGACTGGTAGGAGGCAAGAGGCGTTCCAGCACGCAATCGAGCTAATTGACGAAATAATGGCAGAAAAGGAACAATTGTTCACGTGCAAAAATTGTAAATTCACCTCGAGCGAACCAAAATGGCATTGCCCGAATTGTCATCAGTGGAACACATTCATCGACCAAATGTAA
- a CDS encoding lipopolysaccharide assembly protein LapA domain-containing protein, producing MWIVKWFFWVIVLFMLILFITQNVDFLKQAHKLQFLFWETKEAIPIWVVMFISFAVGVLIWMVGSIFKVIELKATVKKVSKENIALKKELNELRNIPIDEEAEAMEQIEKKIG from the coding sequence ATGTGGATCGTTAAATGGTTCTTTTGGGTGATTGTGCTCTTCATGCTCATTCTGTTCATCACTCAAAATGTAGATTTTTTGAAGCAGGCTCATAAATTGCAATTTTTATTCTGGGAGACAAAAGAGGCTATTCCCATCTGGGTGGTCATGTTCATTTCATTTGCGGTCGGGGTCCTCATTTGGATGGTTGGTTCAATCTTCAAAGTGATTGAATTGAAGGCGACGGTTAAAAAGGTGAGCAAAGAAAATATTGCCCTGAAAAAAGAACTTAACGAGCTGCGCAATATTCCCATCGATGAGGAAGCCGAGGCGATGGAGCAAATTGAAAAGAAAATCGGGTAG
- the miaB gene encoding tRNA (N6-isopentenyl adenosine(37)-C2)-methylthiotransferase MiaB, with translation MKEKIKKYYIETYGCQMNKYDSELVAGILDRAGYQPARSLNESDLILVNTCSVRQHAENRVFGRLDALRFLKRQRPDMIIGVLGCMAMRLQDELLHQKPFINFVLGPDNYRSLPEILEKLNNGSRDNQFKLAEFDNHEIYSEMYPSRSSGVSAWVAIMRGCNNFCSYCIVPYVRGRERSRAANDVVREVRQLVQQNFVEVTLLGQNVNSYHDGDHDFADLIWMVAEVPGIQRVRFATSHPKDLSPRLIDAMANHPKICNHLHLPVQSGSDHVLQLMNRKYTREQYVNLIESLRAKIPNVGLYTDIIVGFPGETEQDFELTVQLVEQARFDGIFVFKYSPREGTAAYQLKETVSEAEKVRRLQRLNALQDAITLENNQKLIGTFAQILVEGPSRKSKRFQYMGRTETNKIVVFQGDQTMVGRLVEVKIVAAEGRTLFGEFVSAGMR, from the coding sequence ATGAAAGAAAAGATCAAAAAATATTACATCGAAACCTATGGCTGCCAGATGAATAAGTATGATTCCGAGCTGGTGGCTGGAATTTTGGATCGGGCAGGCTATCAGCCTGCGAGATCGTTAAATGAGTCAGATTTGATTCTGGTGAATACGTGCAGTGTTCGGCAGCACGCGGAAAATCGCGTGTTTGGCCGGTTGGACGCTCTTCGCTTCTTAAAAAGGCAACGTCCTGATATGATTATTGGCGTTCTTGGCTGTATGGCCATGCGCCTACAAGATGAGCTGTTGCATCAAAAGCCATTCATTAACTTTGTGCTTGGCCCGGATAATTATCGCAGCCTACCAGAGATTCTGGAGAAACTCAACAATGGCTCTCGTGATAACCAATTTAAACTGGCTGAATTCGATAATCATGAAATTTACAGCGAAATGTACCCCAGTCGCTCATCGGGAGTGAGTGCTTGGGTAGCGATCATGCGCGGCTGCAACAATTTTTGTTCTTATTGCATTGTGCCTTATGTCAGAGGGCGGGAGCGAAGCCGTGCTGCCAATGATGTGGTCCGAGAGGTTCGGCAGTTGGTCCAACAAAACTTCGTCGAGGTAACGCTGCTAGGGCAGAATGTCAATTCTTATCATGATGGTGACCATGATTTTGCGGATCTAATTTGGATGGTGGCAGAGGTTCCCGGTATTCAGCGGGTGCGATTCGCCACATCTCATCCAAAGGACCTCTCGCCTCGATTGATCGATGCGATGGCGAACCACCCAAAAATCTGTAATCATCTTCATTTGCCAGTTCAGTCGGGTTCGGATCATGTTTTGCAATTGATGAATCGGAAATATACGCGAGAGCAATATGTCAATTTGATTGAATCATTGCGGGCCAAAATCCCAAATGTCGGTTTGTACACCGACATCATTGTGGGGTTCCCGGGTGAGACGGAACAGGACTTTGAATTGACGGTCCAACTGGTGGAACAGGCCCGTTTTGACGGGATTTTTGTGTTCAAATATTCGCCGCGGGAGGGGACTGCTGCCTATCAATTGAAGGAAACAGTCTCCGAAGCGGAAAAGGTCCGGCGATTACAACGACTCAATGCGCTTCAGGACGCCATTACCCTGGAGAATAACCAAAAATTGATTGGAACCTTTGCCCAGATTTTGGTAGAAGGGCCTAGCAGAAAATCCAAGCGGTTTCAATATATGGGTCGCACCGAGACCAATAAAATCGTCGTGTTTCAGGGCGACCAAACGATGGTCGGCCGTTTGGTTGAGGTGAAAATCGTGGCAGCAGAAGGTCGAACGTTGTTCGGTGAATTCGTATCTGCTGGAATGCGCTGA
- the mtaB gene encoding tRNA (N(6)-L-threonylcarbamoyladenosine(37)-C(2))-methylthiotransferase MtaB — translation MEQIERQDIYTSTMKKVSFYTLGCKLNQAETAILAEQFEQAGYRIVPFGEPVDICVINTCTVTSKTDYQCRQIIRRAKHQSPQARIAVVGCFAQLAPEKLQAIDGVDFVLGSDVKFELVELLNQQLDLSKPYHAISKNERFIKPSPGKFFNHTRAFLKIQDGCDSRCSYCTVPLARGKSRSDELQKVIESAQALVNHGHLEIVLTGVHIGRYGKDLIPPINLLHLLQQLERIEGLKRIRLSSLEPREIDDALIEWIGRSEKICHHFHIPLQSADDDVLSNMNRDYTSQDYERLIERIVKQFPDCGLGTDVIVGFPGETEQQFQNTYRFIERLPFTYLHVFSYSARPGTQAAQLKSQIDPRLVKQRSESLRQLGKIKKQKFLEGLIGKKLRVLWETKNKGEWMFGWTDNYARVATPIQTEFFNQLSEVEVVQAEANWVVGRLL, via the coding sequence ATGGAACAAATTGAGCGACAGGACATTTATACCAGTACCATGAAAAAAGTGAGCTTTTATACACTAGGATGCAAATTGAATCAGGCTGAGACTGCGATTCTGGCAGAACAGTTCGAGCAAGCTGGGTATCGGATCGTCCCATTTGGAGAACCAGTCGACATTTGCGTCATCAATACCTGCACGGTTACCAGCAAGACCGATTATCAATGTCGGCAGATAATCCGACGGGCAAAGCACCAATCGCCGCAAGCTCGGATTGCCGTGGTTGGATGTTTTGCGCAACTCGCGCCAGAGAAGTTGCAAGCGATCGACGGCGTTGATTTTGTTCTGGGAAGTGATGTGAAGTTCGAACTGGTCGAGCTATTGAACCAGCAACTAGATCTTTCTAAACCCTACCATGCCATTTCCAAGAACGAGCGCTTTATCAAGCCGAGCCCTGGGAAGTTTTTTAACCATACACGAGCGTTTCTTAAGATCCAGGATGGGTGTGATAGCCGATGTTCTTATTGCACTGTCCCATTGGCCCGGGGCAAAAGCCGCAGCGATGAGTTGCAAAAGGTCATCGAATCTGCGCAAGCGCTGGTAAATCATGGCCACTTGGAAATAGTGCTCACTGGGGTGCATATCGGTCGCTATGGCAAAGATCTTATTCCGCCGATCAACCTACTCCACCTGTTGCAACAGCTCGAACGCATCGAGGGCTTGAAGCGGATTCGCCTAAGCTCCTTGGAACCTCGTGAGATCGATGATGCGCTCATTGAATGGATCGGTCGTTCCGAAAAAATCTGCCACCATTTCCATATCCCGTTGCAGAGCGCAGATGATGATGTCCTCAGCAATATGAATCGGGACTATACCTCCCAGGATTATGAGCGACTCATCGAGCGGATCGTTAAGCAGTTTCCAGATTGTGGTCTGGGTACCGATGTGATTGTTGGATTTCCGGGAGAGACCGAGCAGCAATTTCAAAATACTTATCGTTTCATTGAACGTTTGCCGTTCACCTATCTTCATGTGTTTAGTTATTCGGCACGACCTGGGACCCAGGCTGCCCAGCTTAAATCTCAGATTGATCCCCGGTTGGTTAAGCAGCGCAGCGAATCTCTTCGTCAATTGGGGAAAATAAAAAAGCAAAAATTTCTCGAAGGGCTGATTGGGAAAAAGCTGAGGGTGCTTTGGGAAACGAAAAATAAAGGCGAATGGATGTTTGGGTGGACCGATAATTATGCCAGGGTGGCAACACCCATCCAGACCGAGTTTTTCAATCAGCTTAGCGAAGTCGAAGTTGTTCAAGCTGAAGCAAATTGGGTTGTGGGACGTCTCCTATGA
- a CDS encoding NUDIX hydrolase has protein sequence MRHRIRAAGLIIDGNSILLVHHCNEARGVELWIPPGGGLIISDHSIFDTARREIFEETGLSVEVSRIGYIREFRDIQNQIHHIEFFMPVDSYSGNLTIANVPEGDEDHPLIKSVQWIQRAELHRIPVYPDWLVSDFFWCEASQNFPMTRYIESSIGSKKL, from the coding sequence ATGCGCCATCGTATTCGCGCGGCTGGCCTCATAATCGACGGCAATTCCATCCTATTGGTACACCATTGCAACGAGGCTCGTGGAGTTGAGCTCTGGATTCCGCCTGGAGGTGGACTAATCATAAGCGATCATTCGATTTTTGATACGGCAAGACGCGAAATTTTTGAGGAAACAGGACTCAGTGTTGAGGTCTCACGGATCGGCTATATCCGGGAGTTTCGAGATATTCAGAATCAAATTCATCATATCGAATTTTTCATGCCGGTCGATTCGTATTCTGGAAATCTTACCATTGCAAATGTCCCAGAAGGCGATGAAGATCATCCGCTCATCAAATCAGTGCAATGGATCCAACGAGCCGAATTACACCGCATTCCAGTTTATCCCGATTGGCTGGTCAGCGATTTCTTTTGGTGCGAGGCGTCTCAGAATTTCCCAATGACCCGCTACATTGAGTCGTCGATTGGCTCTAAAAAATTGTAG